The following are from one region of the Hyphomicrobium album genome:
- a CDS encoding quinoprotein dehydrogenase-associated putative ABC transporter substrate-binding protein, with amino-acid sequence MKHRSLTSLSVCLLVTLAFSQSTPAQERRPMRGEYSLSTPYEQLTPAEIAAAKHAAKTRKVTTLSVCADPGNMPLSNNKQQGFQNKIIEAVAEHLGARVNYFWRPYLERGLTRETFANDECDILLDMPSDSSAVLTTIPIYRSTYVFAYLTDKHYDFKSLDDPRLKELKIGTYQHSAIRILLASYGIKNLQSLAVITPDADLRPENQPWRQVEKLVDGQLDVVGVWGPFAGWVKKEGAPITLQPVNLMEDVVPLEFSLSIGVQNTDVVLKFVLDKALIAKKDEITKILADFGAPLVQCSDCVVAGDIPSHGAYDKAVAKKYEERYLKSAAARPATKAASEDQIVSQKRLEDWLAAGADVDAELTNAVLAFDAERVKFLIGKGADVNKLSDQGYAPLHTAARSRNSDLVKLLLEHKADPNLPDSDGMTPLVHAIMRNHVPSIEALLAAGADIERETKQGYTPLEVAIGEDQLFAARALINGGAKVGAANGKQQITPLMLVASQLSPQARTTHLAAGPTPVDIAELLIERGAAVDAKSAAGVTALMVAAGHNNAPMIGLLLGKGAKPETKNNLGKTALDVAREARNDVAISALQLLSVPPPN; translated from the coding sequence ATGAAACATCGCTCGCTGACATCGCTGTCCGTCTGCCTTCTCGTCACCCTCGCCTTCAGCCAATCGACCCCCGCGCAGGAACGCCGGCCCATGCGCGGCGAATATTCGCTTTCGACGCCCTATGAGCAGCTGACGCCGGCAGAGATCGCCGCGGCCAAGCACGCCGCCAAGACGCGCAAGGTAACGACGCTGTCGGTGTGCGCCGACCCCGGCAACATGCCGCTGTCCAACAACAAGCAGCAGGGCTTCCAGAACAAGATCATCGAAGCCGTCGCCGAGCACCTCGGCGCCCGCGTCAACTACTTCTGGCGCCCGTACCTGGAGCGCGGACTGACGCGTGAAACGTTCGCCAACGACGAATGTGACATTCTTCTCGACATGCCGTCGGATTCATCGGCCGTCCTGACGACCATTCCGATCTATCGCTCGACCTACGTGTTCGCCTATCTCACGGACAAGCACTACGACTTCAAGAGCCTCGACGATCCGCGGCTCAAAGAACTGAAGATCGGCACCTATCAGCATTCCGCTATCCGCATCCTGCTCGCCAGCTACGGCATCAAGAACTTGCAATCGCTGGCCGTCATCACACCGGACGCGGACTTGCGTCCCGAGAACCAGCCGTGGCGCCAGGTCGAGAAGCTGGTTGACGGTCAACTCGACGTCGTCGGCGTCTGGGGCCCGTTCGCCGGCTGGGTGAAAAAGGAAGGCGCGCCGATCACGCTGCAGCCCGTCAACCTCATGGAAGACGTCGTGCCGCTCGAGTTCAGTCTGTCGATCGGCGTGCAGAACACCGATGTCGTCCTGAAGTTCGTACTCGACAAGGCGCTGATAGCCAAGAAGGACGAGATCACCAAGATCCTCGCTGATTTCGGCGCGCCGCTGGTCCAGTGCAGCGACTGCGTCGTCGCCGGTGACATCCCCTCGCATGGCGCCTACGACAAGGCCGTGGCGAAGAAATACGAGGAGCGCTACCTCAAATCAGCGGCGGCGCGCCCGGCGACAAAGGCCGCATCCGAGGATCAAATCGTCTCGCAGAAACGCCTGGAGGATTGGCTGGCCGCGGGCGCCGATGTCGACGCCGAGCTCACCAATGCCGTCCTCGCCTTCGACGCCGAGCGCGTGAAGTTCCTCATCGGCAAGGGCGCCGACGTCAACAAGCTGAGCGATCAGGGATACGCGCCCCTTCACACCGCTGCGCGCAGCCGGAACTCCGATCTCGTCAAGCTGCTGCTGGAGCACAAGGCCGATCCGAATCTTCCCGACAGCGACGGCATGACCCCGCTCGTGCACGCCATCATGCGCAATCATGTTCCTTCCATCGAAGCGCTGCTTGCCGCCGGTGCCGACATCGAGCGCGAGACCAAGCAGGGCTACACCCCGCTTGAGGTGGCCATCGGCGAGGATCAGCTCTTTGCGGCACGGGCCCTGATCAACGGGGGCGCCAAGGTCGGCGCCGCCAACGGAAAGCAGCAGATCACGCCCCTGATGCTAGTTGCCTCGCAGCTCAGCCCGCAGGCCCGGACCACCCATCTTGCCGCCGGACCGACGCCCGTCGACATCGCCGAGCTGCTGATCGAGCGCGGCGCCGCAGTCGACGCCAAGTCGGCAGCCGGGGTAACGGCTCTTATGGTCGCCGCCGGGCACAACAACGCTCCAATGATTGGCCTGCTGCTGGGCAAAGGAGCCAAGCCGGAGACTAAGAATAACCTTGGCAAGACGGCGCTCGACGTTGCACGTGAAGCTCGCAACGACGTGGCCATCAGCGCGCTGCAGCTCCTCTCCGTCCCGCCCCCGAACTGA
- a CDS encoding PQQ-dependent dehydrogenase, methanol/ethanol family, with the protein MIRSSVLLLSGLLLAGTVGIPNPVVAETASEEIDARAKNPDWWPAPGRDNKLTRHSDLKEITTDNVGKLKYVWSQSTGALRGHEGQPVVVEHDGKPMMYFSSGCPNMAQCNIVQALDLTDPDNPVQIWNYVKKTDRDESAVPRACCDTVHRGVNYAKNKVIYHTLDGYVIALDASTGKEVWVVKHAYPEKGETITGPTLIAENLVIAGFGGDEFAARGRLTAYDVDTGKVVWNCHSTGPDKDVCLTPDTNKANPHFGTAGKDIGVSSYPDTNGGEWKIGGGSYWAWGSYDPELKLVFWSTGNPGHWSPSYRCGDKTHDECNTGKWDNKWSMTIFARKVDTGEVAWAYQMTPFDQWDYDGVNENILTDMDIDGKKVKALTHFDRNGFAYVLDRTNGTLLRASKFVTVDWAEKVDLKTGRPIKVREHSPFEVGRNTPACPSAMGGKDQQPCSVDPKEPNKFYCPTNNWCMEDEPQERTHTQQGTVYVFANVYMYPEKPGISGKLKKFDVLTGKTDWEIPDPYPNWGGTMVTDGGVVFYGSNNGDFRAVDKKSGKVLWQQRLGSGIIGNPITYKLKGKQYVSIFAGLGGWIGIPVTAGLDMEDKFGAIGATAMAKATGLDKIPQAGMLYTFRLGE; encoded by the coding sequence ATGATACGTAGTTCGGTTCTCCTGCTATCCGGCTTGTTATTGGCCGGTACGGTGGGAATACCAAATCCAGTGGTCGCCGAAACGGCGTCCGAGGAAATCGACGCGCGTGCAAAGAATCCTGACTGGTGGCCGGCGCCGGGACGCGACAACAAGCTGACGCGTCACAGCGACCTCAAAGAGATCACGACGGACAACGTCGGTAAGCTCAAGTACGTCTGGTCGCAATCGACCGGCGCGCTGCGCGGCCATGAAGGCCAACCGGTGGTCGTCGAGCACGACGGCAAGCCGATGATGTACTTCTCGTCGGGCTGCCCGAACATGGCCCAGTGCAACATCGTGCAGGCGCTGGATCTGACCGATCCGGACAATCCGGTGCAGATCTGGAACTACGTCAAGAAGACCGATCGCGATGAATCGGCCGTGCCGCGCGCCTGCTGCGACACCGTCCATCGCGGCGTGAACTACGCGAAGAACAAGGTCATCTACCACACGCTCGACGGCTACGTGATCGCGCTCGACGCGTCCACGGGCAAGGAAGTGTGGGTCGTCAAGCATGCTTACCCGGAGAAGGGCGAGACCATCACCGGTCCGACGCTCATCGCCGAGAACCTCGTGATCGCCGGCTTCGGCGGTGACGAGTTTGCTGCCCGCGGCCGCCTCACGGCGTACGATGTCGACACCGGCAAAGTCGTGTGGAACTGCCACTCGACCGGTCCCGACAAGGACGTCTGCCTGACACCTGATACCAACAAGGCCAATCCTCACTTCGGCACGGCCGGCAAGGACATCGGCGTCAGCAGCTATCCCGATACGAACGGCGGCGAGTGGAAGATCGGCGGCGGCTCCTATTGGGCATGGGGTAGCTACGATCCGGAGCTGAAGCTCGTGTTCTGGTCGACTGGCAACCCCGGTCACTGGAGCCCCAGCTATCGCTGCGGCGACAAGACCCACGACGAGTGCAACACCGGCAAGTGGGACAACAAGTGGTCGATGACCATTTTCGCCCGCAAGGTGGACACCGGTGAGGTTGCTTGGGCCTATCAGATGACGCCCTTCGACCAGTGGGACTATGACGGCGTCAACGAGAACATTCTTACCGACATGGACATCGACGGTAAGAAGGTCAAAGCGCTCACCCACTTCGATCGTAACGGCTTTGCCTACGTCCTCGATCGCACGAACGGCACGCTTCTGCGTGCCAGCAAGTTCGTGACCGTCGACTGGGCCGAGAAGGTCGACCTGAAGACCGGTCGTCCGATCAAGGTGCGCGAGCACTCGCCGTTCGAAGTCGGCCGCAATACGCCTGCCTGTCCTTCCGCCATGGGTGGCAAGGATCAGCAGCCGTGCTCGGTCGATCCGAAGGAGCCCAACAAGTTCTACTGTCCCACGAACAACTGGTGCATGGAGGACGAGCCGCAGGAGCGCACGCACACGCAGCAGGGCACGGTCTACGTGTTCGCCAACGTGTACATGTACCCCGAAAAGCCCGGCATCTCCGGCAAGCTGAAGAAGTTCGACGTCCTGACGGGCAAGACCGATTGGGAAATCCCGGATCCGTATCCGAACTGGGGTGGCACGATGGTCACCGACGGCGGCGTCGTTTTCTACGGCTCCAACAACGGCGACTTCCGTGCGGTCGACAAGAAGTCCGGCAAGGTGCTGTGGCAGCAGCGTCTCGGCTCGGGCATCATCGGCAACCCGATCACCTACAAGCTGAAGGGTAAGCAGTACGTGTCGATCTTCGCCGGTCTCGGCGGCTGGATCGGCATCCCCGTCACCGCCGGTCTCGACATGGAAGACAAGTTCGGCGCGATCGGTGCGACGGCGATGGCAAAGGCTACGGGGCTCGACAAGATCCCGCAGGCTGGCATGCTCTACACCTTCCGTCTGGGTGAGTAA
- a CDS encoding bifunctional diguanylate cyclase/phosphodiesterase produces MPDQLQQDILAMVARGCSVQETGEHICRHAERLADGVLCSIVTVDHAGLIHPLAGSSISPAYSAALDGIAIGPGVGSCGTAAALRKPVAVEDIFSDPLWAPYQGLAEMLHKAHGVQACWSSPIIQSDGRVLGAFGFYYKSRRGPTAKERAIVAKCVDLCALVLERDEARAENKRLTHIDILTGLGNRANFIQTLGEAYDAGKSPLALLLIDIDSLGHVNDISGQAVGDRVIRKIGQTIARIALPGMTFRVDADEFAVLLEGTEVDLSRISAEILQAVSGEETSQTDPLPFAPSVTCGGTFLAASTPCDASTFLQRADLALQHAKQTARGRFVLYNDDLASAIAQRFRALQTVTSALAENRIEAHYQPIIRLATREIVGLEALCRVRTPEGKIISAGQLAEAMEDLTLGNFLTDRMLALVARDIRYWLDQDIPLQHVGVNVSMADFLKGNLHERIVAAFKAHGAPLEHIVLEVTESVYMDGSDRIVARAIEQLRGEGLLVALDDFGTGFASLTHLLNFPVDMIKIDRSFVAQMATGRGEIVIKALLDMATGLGMRVVAEGVETTEQAIRLEHLGCVHAQGYLFGHAASREQTAEAFLRRPIRISA; encoded by the coding sequence GTGCCGGACCAGCTCCAACAAGATATTCTGGCTATGGTCGCACGAGGATGCTCTGTGCAAGAGACGGGAGAGCATATCTGTCGTCATGCCGAGCGGCTTGCTGACGGCGTGCTCTGCTCGATCGTCACGGTCGACCACGCTGGCCTCATACATCCTCTTGCCGGCTCCAGCATATCCCCTGCCTACTCTGCTGCTTTGGATGGAATTGCAATCGGGCCAGGGGTGGGCTCGTGCGGAACGGCAGCCGCTCTGCGAAAGCCAGTCGCAGTCGAGGACATATTCAGTGATCCTTTGTGGGCTCCCTATCAGGGTCTCGCCGAGATGCTGCACAAGGCTCACGGTGTCCAGGCCTGCTGGTCAAGCCCAATCATCCAGAGCGATGGTCGGGTGCTGGGTGCCTTCGGCTTCTACTATAAATCCAGACGCGGGCCGACAGCCAAGGAACGGGCAATTGTCGCGAAGTGCGTAGACTTGTGCGCCTTGGTTCTGGAGCGCGACGAGGCCAGGGCCGAAAATAAGAGGCTTACGCATATCGACATACTTACCGGCCTGGGCAATCGCGCGAATTTCATACAGACGCTCGGAGAAGCATATGATGCAGGCAAGAGCCCTCTCGCGCTTCTGCTCATCGACATCGACAGCCTTGGACACGTCAACGATATTTCTGGACAGGCGGTTGGCGATCGGGTGATCCGTAAGATCGGCCAGACGATCGCTCGAATTGCTTTGCCTGGGATGACATTCAGAGTCGACGCGGACGAATTTGCCGTGCTTTTGGAAGGCACCGAGGTTGATCTATCTAGGATCTCGGCGGAGATTTTGCAGGCGGTGAGCGGCGAGGAAACGTCCCAGACTGACCCCCTTCCATTTGCGCCATCCGTTACGTGCGGCGGCACATTCTTGGCAGCAAGCACACCCTGCGATGCTTCCACGTTTCTACAACGTGCTGATCTAGCTCTGCAGCATGCCAAGCAGACTGCACGAGGAAGGTTTGTTCTCTACAATGACGATTTGGCGAGCGCGATAGCTCAGCGGTTTCGAGCCCTGCAAACGGTTACAAGCGCACTGGCCGAAAACCGGATCGAAGCCCACTATCAGCCGATCATCCGACTTGCGACGCGAGAGATCGTCGGCTTGGAGGCTCTTTGCCGCGTGCGCACCCCTGAGGGCAAGATCATTTCGGCCGGACAGCTTGCTGAAGCGATGGAAGACCTCACGCTGGGAAATTTTCTAACCGATCGCATGTTGGCGCTAGTCGCCCGAGATATCAGATACTGGCTCGACCAAGATATCCCGCTCCAGCATGTGGGCGTGAATGTTTCGATGGCGGACTTCCTCAAGGGGAATCTCCATGAGCGCATCGTAGCTGCGTTCAAGGCACACGGCGCACCGCTCGAACACATCGTTCTCGAGGTAACCGAGTCCGTCTACATGGACGGCAGCGATCGCATAGTCGCTCGGGCCATTGAACAACTGCGCGGTGAGGGTTTGCTTGTCGCCCTTGATGATTTTGGGACAGGCTTTGCGTCCCTGACGCATCTGCTCAACTTCCCGGTCGACATGATCAAGATAGACAGAAGCTTTGTCGCCCAAATGGCGACTGGCCGCGGGGAAATTGTCATCAAGGCGCTTCTCGACATGGCAACGGGCCTTGGCATGCGCGTTGTCGCGGAGGGCGTCGAGACCACGGAGCAAGCCATACGATTAGAGCATCTGGGCTGCGTTCATGCTCAAGGCTATCTGTTTGGTCACGCCGCCAGCCGCGAGCAAACAGCCGAGGCGTTCCTACGACGGCCCATTAGAATCTCTGCCTAG
- a CDS encoding GNAT family N-acetyltransferase — MIDTRNYSAPDKLKDGTPVTVRAIRAGDREVIAAAFAELDRESIYTRFFTYKKQLTEAELRQLTEVDFEHVVALVVVEVGVDGETLLGGGRYCSEQPLHLARSAELAFVTGDAHHGRGVASVILKHLVQIARDRGLAYLDAVVLAHNRAMLAVFQHSGLPMDSKLEAGVLQVRLHI; from the coding sequence ATGATCGATACGCGCAACTATTCTGCGCCCGACAAGCTCAAGGACGGAACACCGGTCACCGTCCGAGCCATACGAGCCGGTGACCGAGAGGTCATCGCCGCTGCATTTGCGGAGCTCGACCGCGAGTCCATCTACACGCGCTTCTTCACCTACAAGAAGCAGCTGACAGAAGCGGAGCTGCGGCAATTGACCGAGGTCGACTTCGAGCACGTGGTCGCGCTCGTCGTGGTCGAAGTCGGCGTCGACGGTGAAACGCTGCTAGGCGGCGGCCGCTACTGTTCCGAACAACCGCTCCACTTGGCCCGTAGTGCGGAACTGGCGTTTGTGACCGGTGACGCGCACCACGGCCGTGGAGTCGCCAGCGTAATCCTCAAGCATCTCGTGCAGATTGCCCGCGACCGGGGCCTAGCCTACCTCGATGCCGTGGTGCTCGCGCACAACCGGGCGATGCTCGCCGTCTTCCAGCATAGCGGATTGCCGATGGATTCTAAGCTCGAAGCGGGCGTGCTGCAGGTTCGACTCCACATCTGA
- the ppk2 gene encoding polyphosphate kinase 2, whose product MQKLKGKKTGNPEGSGQSANSGAKPRLKRKEYEDELRKLHVELVKLQEWVRHKGRKVCILFEGRDGAGKGGVIKALTARVSPRIFRVVALPAPTDREKSQMYIQRYLPHLPAGGEVVIFDRSWYNRAGVERVMGFCTEDQAKQFLNVVPSVEKAIIASGVILLKYWLEVSPEEQTRRLEERIDDGRKIWKLTNMDLKSYTRWDDYSRARDDMLMATDTAWAPWYVARSDDKRRARLNVISHILGKVPYKDVALPKAKLPKRHVSPAGKEPYPLRYIPELS is encoded by the coding sequence ATGCAAAAGCTCAAAGGAAAAAAGACCGGAAACCCCGAAGGCAGCGGCCAATCGGCCAACTCGGGCGCTAAGCCGAGGCTGAAGCGCAAGGAATACGAGGACGAGCTCCGCAAGCTGCACGTGGAGCTGGTTAAGCTGCAAGAGTGGGTTCGCCACAAAGGCCGGAAGGTTTGCATCCTCTTTGAAGGTCGCGACGGTGCGGGCAAGGGCGGCGTCATCAAGGCACTGACGGCTAGGGTCAGCCCGCGGATCTTCCGCGTCGTAGCGCTCCCCGCTCCCACCGACCGGGAAAAATCGCAAATGTACATCCAGCGGTACCTGCCGCATCTACCGGCCGGCGGCGAGGTCGTGATCTTCGATCGCAGTTGGTATAACCGCGCCGGCGTCGAGCGCGTGATGGGCTTTTGCACGGAGGATCAGGCAAAGCAGTTTCTCAACGTCGTCCCGAGCGTGGAGAAGGCGATCATCGCTTCCGGTGTGATCCTGCTCAAATACTGGCTCGAGGTGAGCCCCGAGGAGCAGACGAGGCGGCTGGAGGAGCGCATCGACGACGGCCGCAAGATATGGAAGCTGACCAACATGGACCTCAAGTCCTACACGCGTTGGGACGACTACTCGCGAGCACGCGACGACATGTTGATGGCCACGGATACGGCGTGGGCACCTTGGTACGTGGCGCGCTCGGACGACAAGCGGCGGGCGCGGCTCAACGTCATCAGCCACATACTCGGCAAGGTTCCTTATAAGGACGTTGCGCTCCCCAAGGCCAAGCTCCCGAAGCGGCATGTGTCGCCCGCCGGCAAGGAGCCATATCCGTTGCGCTATATCCCCGAGCTGAGCTGA